A genomic region of candidate division TA06 bacterium contains the following coding sequences:
- the rpoD gene encoding RNA polymerase sigma factor RpoD codes for MARRKRFMRREPYLNALAELASSKGSITYKDINEHIPREVVTSEELDKIISKLQGMGLVVVDSNAIATQLPGKFRPKMKFDDPVRMYLREMGKVPLLTRKKEVEIAKRIEEGHQKVTETVFSAAWSVEKLLQFEDLLKNGKLHIEELIQADVSDWSPRYTGWREKQKVLRTIKSVGRDLSEVRKLRTRLEKLKTESKREESLARIEKKQEKILFRVMNLKVQNRERDKFVVELKAACARIRGEEREISRTVRRVAATPEEVVRLSRSRSKANARQIRKLGLKKAQLKEMAKVILDHQSEIKKDEHEFRMDSASLKSLVGQIERWERVVGGAKQEMIEANVRLVISIAKRYTNRGLEFMDLIQEGNGGLMKAVDKFDYRKGYKFSTYATWWIRQAITRAIADQARTIRVPVHMIEVMHKVVRASKVLVQEYGREPSPEEIAERLSLPTEKVKSVYKVAQETISLDRPIGEDEETHLGDFLEDVKETSPAHSAALAMLQDRLRNVIGSLSKREQKVLQLRFGLDNECPRTLEEVGLIFNVTRERVRQIEAKALRKLRHPTRAKKLKGFLKMPE; via the coding sequence ATGGCAAGGAGGAAACGCTTTATGCGGCGCGAACCCTACTTGAATGCTCTTGCTGAGCTTGCAAGCTCAAAAGGTTCAATTACGTACAAGGACATAAACGAGCACATACCTCGTGAGGTCGTAACTTCTGAGGAACTTGATAAGATTATCTCCAAGCTCCAGGGGATGGGATTGGTGGTCGTGGACTCGAACGCGATTGCAACTCAACTTCCGGGGAAGTTCAGACCAAAGATGAAGTTTGATGACCCTGTTAGGATGTACCTCAGGGAGATGGGGAAGGTGCCCCTTCTCACCAGGAAGAAAGAGGTAGAAATCGCAAAGAGAATAGAGGAGGGCCATCAAAAGGTGACTGAAACCGTTTTCTCAGCGGCGTGGAGTGTTGAGAAACTCCTCCAATTTGAGGATCTGCTGAAGAACGGAAAACTCCATATCGAAGAGTTGATTCAGGCTGATGTTAGTGACTGGTCTCCAAGATATACCGGCTGGCGAGAGAAGCAGAAGGTTCTAAGGACTATAAAATCCGTTGGCCGGGATTTGAGTGAGGTGAGAAAACTCCGAACCAGACTTGAGAAGCTAAAGACCGAGTCAAAACGGGAAGAAAGCCTGGCGCGAATAGAAAAGAAACAGGAGAAGATTCTTTTCAGGGTTATGAATCTCAAGGTTCAAAACAGAGAGCGGGACAAGTTCGTGGTGGAGCTGAAAGCTGCATGCGCGCGGATCAGGGGCGAGGAGCGCGAAATTTCAAGGACAGTAAGGAGAGTGGCCGCTACCCCTGAAGAGGTTGTAAGGCTAAGTCGGAGTAGAAGCAAGGCAAATGCCCGGCAGATCAGGAAGCTGGGACTAAAGAAGGCCCAACTGAAAGAAATGGCCAAGGTGATACTGGACCATCAATCCGAAATCAAGAAGGATGAACATGAGTTTCGCATGGACAGTGCCTCGTTGAAATCCCTGGTTGGTCAAATAGAAAGGTGGGAAAGGGTTGTGGGAGGCGCGAAACAGGAGATGATAGAGGCCAACGTGAGACTTGTCATCAGTATCGCGAAGCGATATACGAACAGGGGCCTGGAGTTCATGGACTTGATTCAGGAAGGTAACGGTGGGTTGATGAAGGCTGTGGACAAGTTTGATTACAGAAAAGGCTACAAGTTCAGCACCTACGCGACCTGGTGGATCAGGCAAGCGATAACGAGAGCCATAGCAGATCAGGCTAGAACCATAAGGGTTCCAGTCCACATGATTGAAGTTATGCATAAGGTTGTCCGGGCTTCCAAGGTCCTTGTCCAGGAATACGGAAGAGAGCCTTCACCAGAAGAGATCGCGGAGAGGCTTTCGCTTCCCACCGAAAAGGTGAAATCAGTATACAAGGTGGCCCAGGAGACAATTTCCCTGGATCGACCCATTGGCGAAGATGAAGAGACGCACCTTGGAGATTTTCTGGAGGACGTGAAGGAAACCTCGCCCGCACATTCAGCAGCACTGGCGATGCTCCAGGACAGGCTGAGAAATGTGATTGGAAGCCTCTCCAAAAGGGAACAGAAAGTCCTTCAACTCAGATTCGGTCTTGATAATGAATGTCCGAGAACCCTCGAAGAGGTTGGGCTAATCTTCAATGTTACCAGGGAAAGGGTGAGGCAGATAGAAGCCAAGGCTCTGAGGAAGCTGAGGCACCCCACCCGAGCGAAAAAGCTGAAAGGTTTTCTTAAAATGCCGGAATAG
- a CDS encoding DNA primase, which translates to MAARLSQEDIDGTREATDIVELLSEYISLKKAGKNYTALCPFHSEKKPSFYVSPERQVYHCFGCGAGGNVYTFLIEMEKLSFPEAVRLLAKKSGIRLKEPDKTSGPREAIYKANEWADDFFFETLAGKESGKRGRDYVKKRQFGKTLIEKFHLGYSPSSWDGLKSAAKSKSEDVLVKAGLLVKSESGRTYDRFRDRLMFPIRNLSGRVVGFGGRSVGDSTPKYMNSPDTAVYRKGNILYGLWEAKQEIRKSGRAIMVEGYTDLLSLRSVGIEEVVASLGTALTDGQAKLLARYTEAVVILFDADTAGDEAAVRSLDILLEHGLDVSVVSLPGGYDPDSFAREKGGEVLLDLIKSPLTFFDFKLGLLKKKYDMSKVRAKADAIKEIASSLVKIPDIVKRDLWVRELSERLSVSEDALIRSMPGSSFKEDLPEASVLPAGPQELELRLLGLMLADSAALSLASESLTIDDFLGTASREVFSKIYELKDDGREVKAADLLSPVTDRDALKAISGSMMVAGPGFDVIKECEGLISKIRKSRIERSMKHKLKEMRDREDRGEDVSRLQKEYQSLIELRRKESVVK; encoded by the coding sequence ATGGCGGCCCGGCTGAGCCAAGAAGACATAGATGGAACAAGAGAAGCAACTGATATCGTAGAGCTTCTGTCCGAGTATATTTCCCTCAAGAAGGCGGGCAAGAACTATACGGCTCTTTGCCCTTTTCACTCGGAGAAGAAGCCTTCTTTTTATGTTTCTCCTGAAAGACAGGTATACCACTGTTTCGGCTGCGGGGCCGGTGGCAATGTATACACCTTCCTGATCGAGATGGAGAAACTGAGTTTTCCGGAAGCAGTCAGACTGCTGGCCAAGAAATCCGGGATAAGGCTCAAGGAACCCGACAAGACTAGCGGGCCCAGGGAAGCCATTTACAAAGCGAACGAGTGGGCTGATGACTTCTTCTTTGAGACTCTTGCGGGAAAGGAGTCAGGGAAGAGGGGTAGAGACTATGTAAAGAAGAGGCAGTTTGGTAAGACGCTCATTGAAAAGTTTCACCTTGGTTACTCCCCATCTTCCTGGGATGGCCTCAAAAGTGCTGCGAAGTCCAAGTCTGAAGATGTTTTGGTGAAAGCCGGGCTCCTTGTTAAGTCGGAAAGTGGAAGAACCTACGATCGATTCAGGGACAGGCTGATGTTCCCTATTCGGAACCTCTCAGGCAGGGTTGTGGGATTTGGAGGTAGGTCTGTCGGCGATTCAACCCCCAAGTACATGAACTCTCCTGACACGGCGGTTTACAGAAAGGGGAACATCCTCTATGGACTTTGGGAGGCCAAGCAGGAGATCAGAAAGAGTGGCCGGGCCATCATGGTTGAAGGTTACACTGATCTCTTGTCACTGCGGTCCGTGGGAATTGAAGAGGTCGTCGCATCTCTCGGAACCGCGTTGACAGACGGACAGGCGAAACTTCTAGCAAGATACACAGAAGCTGTTGTCATTCTCTTTGACGCAGACACTGCTGGAGATGAAGCTGCTGTGAGAAGCCTTGACATACTCCTGGAGCACGGGCTGGATGTTTCTGTCGTTTCTCTGCCTGGAGGTTATGACCCGGATTCCTTCGCGCGCGAAAAAGGTGGAGAGGTGCTTCTAGATCTCATCAAATCGCCCTTGACCTTTTTCGACTTCAAACTCGGCCTTCTGAAAAAGAAATATGATATGTCAAAGGTGAGAGCAAAAGCCGACGCCATAAAGGAGATAGCCTCGAGCTTGGTCAAGATACCAGACATCGTGAAAAGGGACCTCTGGGTGAGGGAGCTCTCCGAAAGACTCTCTGTGTCGGAAGACGCACTCATCCGGTCAATGCCTGGATCATCATTTAAGGAAGATTTGCCAGAGGCGTCAGTCTTGCCGGCGGGGCCACAAGAACTGGAACTGCGTCTTCTGGGGCTCATGCTTGCAGATAGTGCAGCCCTGAGCCTGGCCAGTGAGTCGCTCACCATTGATGACTTTTTGGGAACGGCTTCCAGAGAGGTTTTCAGTAAGATTTATGAGTTGAAGGATGATGGGAGGGAGGTGAAAGCCGCAGACCTGTTGAGTCCGGTAACGGACCGAGATGCGCTGAAAGCGATCTCAGGCTCGATGATGGTCGCTGGGCCTGGGTTTGATGTGATCAAAGAATGTGAAGGTCTGATCTCAAAGATTAGAAAGAGCCGGATAGAAAGGAGTATGAAACATAAGCTGAAAGAGATGAGAGATAGGGAAGACAGGGGAGAGGACGTAAGCCGCCTGCAAAAGGAATATCAGAGCCTTATTGAGTTGAGGCGGAAGGAGTCTGTAGTTAAATAG
- a CDS encoding endonuclease MutS2, with protein sequence MDTHTFQVLEFEKIRSILASKATSPLGTTAAQELAPSFDLQEIEDEMDRVTELGEALDSGGFSFGTIRDIRDALKRCSLEGAVLSPDDIFGVAGTLKAGRTAKVYFEKNKEDYPLLSSLASDFLSYQEFEDAAFKSVSEEGLVLDSASPELASIRRRREETKEVIREKLNSLIRSKQDIVQESLVTMRQGRYVIPIKSEAKARLKCVVHDTSASGATLFVEPLSVLERNNELQSSRRREEEEIKKVLGRLSTMLRKRLEEARRSVDVLKHFDLLLAKVRFSSEFHCTRPDINDSGKIDVRGGMHPVLVEKKGFEGVVPLDLRLGPEYKTLLISGPNSGGKTVALKTVGVLVLLCQCGMHVPASPGSNLPIFRKVFADIGDEQSIESDLSTFSSHVRNIVKVMEEADSTTLVLLDELGVGTDPRSGTGIGMAVLSELTRRDVRTIATSHYGDLKIFVQAAGGMSNASVEFNPETLQPTYRLRMGIPGSSNTFEIAERLGMDPKLLESSRRYAVEGSSWAEDIIASLEKSLAESDRLAEEAMLESKRLDGLISEFDKRIESIRKQEKTAKKRRKEQARRELENARALVENLVREIKESQARSDVVRKGKKLLESELRKYEESEQSQKVGGEPPEPGDLVFVEPFKTAGRVVSISKNSARIDVGKVRCEVPIWSVRKLEVAAEDLASTTRLPEPSGQFELNLRGMTKEEALEALDRHIDRAVMSGLTRVSIVHGKGKGILKRAIEEALRADTRVESFREGVPEEGGWGVTIVKLNT encoded by the coding sequence ATGGATACCCACACTTTTCAGGTGCTGGAGTTCGAAAAGATAAGATCGATTCTTGCATCAAAGGCAACCTCTCCCCTCGGGACTACTGCAGCACAGGAACTGGCTCCTTCATTTGACCTCCAGGAGATTGAGGATGAAATGGATAGAGTCACTGAGCTTGGCGAGGCGCTGGACTCGGGTGGTTTCTCTTTTGGTACCATAAGAGACATAAGGGATGCTCTCAAGAGATGCTCTCTGGAGGGAGCAGTTCTATCCCCTGATGACATTTTCGGTGTGGCCGGGACTCTGAAGGCTGGAAGAACGGCAAAGGTCTACTTCGAAAAGAATAAGGAGGACTATCCACTTCTCTCCTCTTTGGCCTCCGACTTTTTGTCCTACCAGGAGTTTGAGGATGCTGCTTTCAAATCCGTATCCGAGGAGGGACTGGTCCTCGATTCGGCAAGTCCAGAGCTTGCTTCGATCAGAAGGAGAAGAGAAGAAACGAAGGAGGTCATAAGGGAGAAACTGAACTCCCTGATACGGTCAAAACAGGATATTGTCCAGGAAAGCCTGGTGACCATGAGGCAGGGAAGGTATGTGATTCCCATAAAGAGTGAAGCGAAGGCAAGGCTGAAATGCGTTGTCCATGATACATCTGCAAGCGGAGCGACCCTTTTTGTGGAGCCTCTTTCTGTTCTTGAGCGGAACAACGAACTACAGAGCAGCAGGAGGAGAGAAGAGGAAGAGATAAAGAAAGTCCTCGGCAGGCTCAGTACGATGTTGAGAAAGAGGCTTGAAGAGGCAAGAAGATCCGTTGATGTCCTGAAGCATTTTGACCTTTTGCTTGCAAAGGTCAGGTTTTCCTCAGAGTTCCACTGCACAAGGCCAGACATAAATGATTCCGGGAAGATAGATGTGAGAGGAGGGATGCATCCTGTTCTTGTTGAGAAGAAGGGGTTTGAGGGAGTTGTCCCTTTGGATTTGAGACTTGGACCTGAGTACAAGACACTTCTTATATCCGGTCCAAACTCGGGAGGAAAGACGGTTGCCCTGAAGACAGTGGGAGTTCTTGTCCTCCTCTGTCAATGCGGAATGCATGTTCCTGCCAGCCCAGGGAGCAATCTTCCCATATTCAGAAAGGTATTTGCAGATATCGGAGACGAACAATCCATTGAAAGCGACCTGTCCACATTTTCATCGCATGTAAGGAACATTGTCAAGGTCATGGAGGAAGCGGATTCCACAACTCTGGTCCTCCTTGATGAACTTGGAGTAGGCACAGATCCACGCTCAGGCACAGGTATTGGCATGGCAGTCCTCTCAGAGCTTACCAGAAGGGATGTCCGAACCATTGCCACAAGTCACTATGGAGATCTCAAAATTTTTGTACAAGCAGCAGGAGGGATGAGCAATGCCAGTGTTGAATTCAATCCAGAAACACTCCAGCCAACCTACAGATTGAGAATGGGGATTCCCGGCTCGAGTAACACTTTTGAGATAGCCGAAAGACTTGGCATGGATCCCAAGCTTCTGGAGAGCTCCAGGAGGTACGCTGTTGAGGGGAGTTCGTGGGCAGAAGACATTATTGCCTCCCTGGAAAAGTCGCTTGCTGAATCGGACAGACTTGCTGAGGAAGCAATGCTGGAGAGCAAGCGTCTCGACGGACTCATTTCTGAATTCGACAAGAGGATTGAGAGCATTCGCAAGCAAGAGAAAACCGCCAAGAAAAGGAGAAAAGAACAGGCAAGACGCGAGCTTGAGAATGCAAGAGCTCTGGTTGAGAATCTGGTCAGAGAAATAAAAGAATCCCAGGCCCGCTCCGACGTGGTCAGGAAGGGAAAGAAGCTTCTGGAGAGCGAACTCAGGAAGTACGAGGAATCTGAACAGAGTCAGAAGGTGGGAGGAGAACCACCCGAGCCGGGAGACCTCGTCTTTGTGGAGCCCTTTAAGACCGCTGGCAGAGTCGTTTCTATTTCAAAGAACTCAGCACGGATTGACGTGGGCAAGGTGAGGTGCGAAGTCCCAATCTGGTCTGTGAGGAAGCTTGAGGTTGCAGCCGAGGACCTGGCTTCTACGACCAGACTGCCCGAACCCTCGGGACAATTCGAGCTCAACCTGAGGGGAATGACCAAGGAGGAAGCACTGGAAGCCCTTGATAGACATATAGATAGAGCCGTGATGTCAGGGCTCACAAGAGTGAGCATCGTCCACGGGAAGGGGAAGGGGATTCTAAAGAGAGCAATTGAGGAGGCCCTGAGGGCCGATACGAGGGTTGAATCATTCAGGGAGGGCGTACCAGAAGAGGGTGGATGGGGTGTAACTATCGTAAAACTAAATACTTAG
- a CDS encoding CvpA family protein encodes MNWIDLLGLLVLSIFFLMGLVKGFIREVLILAGIVVSFFISLHLMGFAASWVEKWVAIPAALSLLIGFVAVFLGLVVVFHIVGYVLHKIVRASPLSIFDRLGGGLLGLLKAGLIIFVILLLLSVVPFRGGAASQMKGSFMYGAVEKTAPVFRKYLRAAAPALLRILDRTRGKIRSGLPEFRAVGESTQADPALAISEIVSGIFSTRRI; translated from the coding sequence ATGAACTGGATTGACCTGCTGGGTCTTTTGGTTCTATCCATCTTCTTTCTTATGGGGTTGGTGAAGGGTTTCATACGAGAAGTCCTGATCCTCGCCGGAATAGTAGTGAGTTTCTTCATTTCCCTCCATTTGATGGGATTTGCGGCGTCCTGGGTGGAGAAGTGGGTGGCCATACCAGCGGCGCTTTCGCTTCTGATTGGGTTCGTCGCAGTCTTTCTTGGACTCGTTGTGGTGTTTCATATTGTTGGGTACGTTCTCCATAAGATTGTTCGAGCGTCTCCTCTTTCCATATTCGATCGTCTGGGCGGCGGGCTGCTAGGCCTTCTAAAGGCCGGTCTCATCATATTTGTCATCCTCTTGCTCCTATCTGTTGTTCCTTTCCGAGGTGGGGCGGCAAGCCAGATGAAGGGTTCATTCATGTACGGGGCTGTTGAGAAAACAGCACCAGTTTTCAGGAAATATCTGCGGGCAGCTGCACCTGCCCTGCTCAGGATCCTGGACCGTACAAGAGGCAAAATCAGGTCCGGGCTGCCCGAATTTCGCGCTGTTGGCGAATCAACACAGGCTGATCCGGCCCTGGCTATTTCTGAGATTGTATCAGGGATCTTCTCCACCAGGCGAATCTAA
- a CDS encoding 30S ribosomal protein S21 gives MAEVRVKDSESFESALKRFKRACEKAGILSEIRKHQHFEKPSEKKKKKVLAARRRSKR, from the coding sequence ATGGCCGAAGTTAGAGTGAAGGACAGCGAGTCCTTTGAGTCAGCTCTCAAGAGGTTCAAGAGGGCCTGCGAAAAGGCCGGGATCCTCAGCGAGATACGCAAGCACCAGCATTTCGAGAAACCGAGTGAGAAGAAGAAGAAAAAGGTGCTTGCTGCCAGAAGGAGGAGCAAGCGGTAG
- a CDS encoding histidine triad nucleotide-binding protein — MEGCIFCKIAAGQIRSKILQEDEDVLVFEDVNPQAPVHILIIPKEHIATVVDIPESKIGLLGKMVQAGVSVARKKGLQSKGYRFVLNYGKDGGQLVQHIHLHLMGGRPMEWPPG; from the coding sequence ATGGAAGGATGCATTTTCTGTAAGATCGCAGCAGGACAAATACGATCAAAGATACTACAGGAAGACGAGGATGTACTGGTTTTCGAGGACGTAAACCCGCAGGCACCGGTTCACATTTTGATAATACCCAAGGAGCATATTGCCACAGTCGTGGACATCCCGGAATCGAAGATAGGTCTTCTTGGAAAAATGGTGCAGGCCGGAGTATCCGTTGCAAGGAAGAAAGGGCTTCAATCGAAAGGCTACAGATTTGTACTGAACTATGGAAAAGATGGTGGCCAGTTGGTTCAACACATCCATCTTCACTTGATGGGTGGAAGACCGATGGAGTGGCCGCCTGGATGA
- a CDS encoding 16S rRNA (uracil(1498)-N(3))-methyltransferase gives MLLHLVSTRPGSRVVPYFYCEPKNVKRSTLLLIDDEAHHAAHVLRHRIGDRIVAVDGRGMVYEAKIGRISDSLVEARIVKKRRRPHEPISSIAVAQGVLKGSRMDYAVEKLTELGVKRIIPFVSARSTVLPDDEGGKVKRWRRISVAAMKQSERSILPAISGVVSFDDLLTLSKEYDLFVLGWEEEKKNRMIDVDTKRTNSVLIGVGPEGGLQESEVEAARSAGAITLTLGERKLRSETASVVLTTLVLQRLGDI, from the coding sequence ATCCTCCTCCACCTGGTAAGTACTCGACCCGGGAGTAGAGTCGTGCCATACTTCTACTGCGAACCAAAAAACGTGAAAAGGAGCACGCTCCTTCTTATTGACGATGAAGCTCACCACGCCGCGCATGTTCTGAGGCACAGGATAGGAGACAGAATAGTCGCCGTGGATGGAAGAGGAATGGTGTACGAGGCAAAAATCGGTCGAATCTCCGACTCGCTGGTCGAAGCAAGAATTGTGAAGAAGAGGAGGCGGCCACACGAACCAATCTCTTCCATTGCGGTTGCCCAGGGGGTCCTGAAAGGTTCGAGAATGGATTACGCAGTGGAAAAGCTGACTGAACTAGGGGTGAAGAGGATCATCCCATTCGTCTCAGCAAGGTCGACCGTTCTACCCGACGACGAGGGAGGGAAAGTAAAGAGGTGGCGTCGAATCTCCGTAGCTGCCATGAAACAGTCAGAGCGATCCATACTCCCGGCGATTTCAGGGGTCGTCAGCTTTGACGACCTGCTCACTCTGTCTAAGGAGTATGATCTTTTTGTACTAGGATGGGAAGAAGAGAAGAAGAACAGGATGATCGATGTTGACACTAAGAGAACAAACTCAGTTCTGATTGGAGTCGGCCCAGAGGGGGGTTTGCAGGAGAGTGAGGTTGAGGCTGCAAGGTCTGCCGGAGCAATTACTCTGACTCTTGGTGAAAGGAAACTCCGATCAGAAACTGCTTCCGTCGTGCTTACCACTCTTGTTCTTCAAAGGTTAGGTGACATCTGA
- the dnaJ gene encoding molecular chaperone DnaJ, with protein sequence MTKRDYYETLGISRSASKDEIKSAYRKLAKKFHPDANRDNPKASEEKFKEISEAYEILMDPEKRSRYDQFGHQGVSDAFSRGGFTWQDFTRGSDIADIFGDLGDLFGGSSIFDMFLGGGATRRTRRAAARGSDIRVHVKLKLEEIATGTRKKIRLKRYETCAKCGATGAKKGSTPITCPSCRGTGELKQVSSSIFGRVVNVTQCRQCGGEGRIITDPCPKCGGDGRVKKEKTISISIPAGVSTGNYIPLPGEGNAGRNGTPSGDLIVVVEEKEHPIFERDREHIACRVFAPFSTMALGGKVEVPTLDGSVKLKVPPGTQSGKVFRLRGKGLPRLSNYGRGDELVQVIVWTPRKLSAQEKSLLGQLEDVRTDDPPPPGKYSTRE encoded by the coding sequence ATGACAAAGAGGGATTACTACGAGACTCTCGGAATCTCCAGGTCTGCCTCCAAAGACGAGATAAAATCTGCCTATCGAAAGCTCGCCAAGAAGTTTCATCCGGATGCAAATCGGGACAATCCTAAGGCTTCCGAGGAGAAATTCAAGGAGATTTCTGAGGCCTATGAGATCCTCATGGACCCGGAAAAACGATCCAGGTATGACCAGTTTGGCCATCAGGGCGTGAGTGATGCCTTCAGTAGGGGAGGATTCACCTGGCAAGACTTCACCAGAGGATCCGACATAGCAGACATCTTTGGCGACCTAGGTGACCTCTTCGGCGGATCATCGATCTTTGATATGTTCCTTGGTGGTGGAGCAACGCGGCGGACGCGTCGCGCAGCAGCAAGAGGGTCGGACATAAGAGTCCACGTGAAGCTCAAACTCGAAGAGATAGCAACAGGAACACGCAAAAAAATAAGGTTGAAACGGTATGAGACTTGTGCTAAATGTGGGGCGACTGGAGCGAAAAAGGGTTCGACCCCCATCACCTGTCCGTCCTGCAGGGGAACAGGGGAATTGAAGCAAGTGTCCAGTTCTATCTTCGGACGGGTCGTCAACGTTACACAGTGTCGCCAGTGCGGCGGAGAGGGGAGAATAATCACTGACCCTTGTCCGAAGTGTGGTGGCGATGGTAGAGTGAAGAAGGAGAAAACCATATCCATCTCGATACCTGCTGGTGTCTCAACGGGCAATTACATTCCATTGCCAGGAGAGGGAAATGCTGGAAGGAACGGTACTCCTTCTGGTGATCTGATTGTAGTAGTTGAGGAGAAGGAACACCCAATTTTTGAACGGGACAGAGAACACATAGCCTGTCGCGTTTTTGCGCCTTTCAGTACAATGGCGCTCGGGGGGAAGGTGGAAGTTCCCACTCTGGACGGCAGTGTCAAGCTGAAGGTACCTCCGGGCACGCAGTCGGGAAAGGTCTTCAGGCTCAGAGGTAAAGGATTGCCGCGCCTCAGCAACTATGGTAGGGGAGATGAACTCGTTCAGGTCATTGTGTGGACACCTCGGAAACTTTCTGCTCAGGAGAAAAGCCTCCTCGGGCAACTTGAAGATGTGAGAACAGACGATCCTCCTCCACCTGGTAAGTACTCGACCCGGGAGTAG
- the dnaK gene encoding molecular chaperone DnaK yields MPRKSKVIGIDLGTTNSCVAIVEGGEATVIPNPDGGRVTPSVVAYSKTSERIVGILAKRQQVANPEDTVYSIKRFMGRRYAEVPEEIKLVPYRLTEADNGDVRVKIGGKDYSPPEISAMILQYLKKAAESYLGESVKQAVVTVPAYFNDSQRQATKDAGKIAGLEVLRIINEPTAASLAYGLERKKNEKIAVYDLGGGTFDISILEIGEGVFEVLSTNGDTHLGGDNFDERIVDWMAEEFKKESGISLKQDKTALQRLREGAEKAKCELSTTLETNINLPFITSDESGPRHLDMKLTRAKLISLVGDLVERTMGPCRQAMKDASMTPEDIDEVILVGGMTRMPAVQDKVKQFFQKEPHKGINPDEVVAMGAAIQGAVLAGEVKDILLLDVTPLSLGIETLGSVMTRIIDKNTTIPSRKSQIFTTAADNQPAVTIHVLQGEREMAPDNRTLGRFELVGIPPAPRGVPQVEVAFDIDADGILHVSAKDLATQKEQKIRITASSGLSEEEVSKMVGEAKEHEAEDRRIKALIDVRNQADTLIYSVERTTRQFKEKVSGPERKAIAKAIDKLRKSVKGSDRDEIMKDIDALQRVSYALAEGMYAKAGAGEGGPSEEEPKQQTGRGGESKDADRGDEEAVDADYEVMDEGENK; encoded by the coding sequence ATGCCAAGAAAATCAAAGGTAATTGGGATTGACTTAGGAACCACAAACTCTTGCGTGGCAATCGTTGAAGGTGGAGAGGCCACAGTCATCCCGAATCCTGATGGAGGAAGGGTAACACCCTCGGTGGTGGCATACTCAAAGACTTCGGAGAGAATCGTCGGGATACTCGCGAAGAGACAGCAGGTTGCCAACCCCGAGGACACGGTCTATTCAATAAAGAGGTTCATGGGCCGAAGGTATGCTGAGGTTCCCGAAGAGATCAAGTTGGTGCCATACAGGCTGACCGAGGCGGATAATGGCGATGTGAGGGTGAAGATAGGAGGGAAAGATTACAGCCCACCTGAAATCTCTGCCATGATCCTCCAGTATCTCAAAAAGGCAGCGGAGAGTTATCTTGGAGAATCGGTAAAACAGGCGGTAGTAACCGTTCCTGCCTATTTCAATGATTCTCAGAGGCAGGCGACGAAAGATGCAGGGAAGATTGCTGGTCTGGAAGTTCTCCGTATTATCAATGAACCCACTGCTGCCTCTCTGGCCTACGGCCTTGAGAGGAAGAAGAACGAGAAGATCGCAGTGTACGATCTGGGCGGCGGGACTTTTGACATTTCTATTCTTGAGATTGGTGAAGGCGTTTTTGAAGTACTTTCAACGAACGGAGATACCCATCTGGGCGGCGACAACTTCGATGAGAGAATAGTGGACTGGATGGCAGAGGAATTCAAGAAAGAAAGCGGAATCAGTCTCAAACAGGACAAGACCGCCCTACAGAGGCTCAGAGAGGGTGCGGAAAAGGCCAAGTGCGAGCTTTCGACGACACTTGAAACGAACATAAACCTTCCGTTCATTACATCAGATGAATCCGGGCCAAGGCATCTTGACATGAAGCTGACCAGAGCGAAACTGATTTCACTTGTTGGTGACCTGGTTGAAAGAACCATGGGACCGTGCAGACAAGCCATGAAAGATGCGAGCATGACTCCAGAAGACATTGACGAGGTGATACTCGTGGGAGGAATGACCAGGATGCCGGCTGTTCAGGACAAGGTTAAGCAGTTTTTTCAGAAGGAGCCCCACAAAGGTATCAACCCTGACGAGGTTGTCGCAATGGGAGCAGCAATTCAGGGAGCTGTCCTCGCAGGAGAGGTGAAGGATATTCTTCTTCTTGATGTCACACCCCTCTCACTGGGAATTGAGACATTGGGCTCTGTGATGACTAGAATCATCGATAAAAATACGACGATACCGTCCAGGAAGAGCCAGATTTTCACCACTGCTGCTGACAACCAGCCCGCTGTCACGATACATGTTCTCCAGGGCGAACGTGAAATGGCTCCTGACAATCGGACTCTGGGCAGGTTTGAGCTGGTGGGCATTCCGCCCGCACCAAGAGGTGTTCCTCAGGTGGAGGTGGCCTTTGACATCGATGCTGACGGGATTCTTCACGTCTCAGCAAAGGATCTGGCCACACAGAAAGAGCAGAAGATAAGGATAACTGCTTCGAGCGGACTGTCAGAGGAAGAGGTCAGTAAGATGGTGGGGGAGGCGAAAGAACACGAGGCAGAGGATAGGAGAATCAAGGCTCTGATCGATGTGCGAAATCAGGCTGATACGCTCATCTACAGCGTTGAAAGAACCACAAGGCAGTTCAAAGAAAAAGTGTCTGGGCCGGAGCGGAAGGCGATTGCAAAGGCGATTGATAAGCTGAGGAAGAGTGTCAAGGGCAGTGACAGGGATGAGATCATGAAGGACATTGATGCGCTGCAGAGGGTATCATATGCGCTTGCTGAGGGGATGTACGCCAAGGCTGGAGCAGGAGAAGGAGGCCCTTCCGAAGAGGAACCAAAACAGCAAACAGGGCGAGGAGGTGAATCCAAGGATGCCGACAGGGGAGATGAAGAGGCTGTCGATGCCGATTACGAGGTTATGGACGAGGGTGAAAACAAGTAA